One endosymbiont of Galathealinum brachiosum genomic region harbors:
- a CDS encoding MFS transporter, with protein MSASNGIKILSFSGNTRILHLSWIAFFITFVIWFNHAPLLAAMRETMGLTDQQIKTLLILNVALTIPARIIIGMLVDSFGPKRIYSFLLMVSALLCFGFAAAQNFEQLAIMRFLLGFSGAGFVIGIRMISEWYPARQAGIAQGIYGGWGNFGSAGAAISLPTIALLFGGDDGWRYAVASTGVLAFVYSFIYYFSTHDTPKGSTYFKPKKSGALEISSKKDFVLYLIMNIPMYAALAVLTWKLSPSNINMLEAGVTNTIYIILASLYLFQAFRMYQVNAHVFKTEVPEIERYEFSQVAVLNLAYMVTFGSELAIISMLPLFFMDTFNLSPAGAGLVASIFAGLNLIMRPAGGWISDKFGRKRSLVVIMFGLILGYAMMSQIDASWSLPMAIVVTIFCSLFVNAGNGAVFAVVPLIKRRLTGQIAGMTGAYGNVGGVTFLTVLSFVSSEIFFLVIGGAAIFVFLATVLILKEPSNKMTEVLPDGTVQVIET; from the coding sequence ATGAGCGCTTCTAACGGCATCAAGATATTATCATTCAGCGGCAATACACGGATATTACACTTATCATGGATTGCATTTTTTATTACGTTTGTAATCTGGTTCAACCACGCCCCACTACTGGCTGCAATGCGAGAAACAATGGGACTGACCGACCAGCAGATTAAAACCCTGTTAATACTAAACGTCGCATTAACCATACCCGCACGAATAATTATTGGAATGCTTGTCGACAGCTTTGGGCCGAAACGTATTTATTCCTTCCTGTTAATGGTATCCGCCCTGCTCTGTTTTGGTTTTGCTGCAGCTCAAAATTTTGAACAACTGGCTATTATGCGTTTCTTACTCGGTTTTTCCGGTGCGGGTTTTGTAATTGGTATTCGTATGATTTCTGAATGGTACCCGGCTCGTCAGGCTGGTATTGCTCAGGGCATATATGGTGGCTGGGGCAACTTTGGCTCGGCCGGTGCAGCTATAAGCCTTCCAACCATTGCATTATTATTCGGCGGTGATGATGGATGGCGTTATGCTGTTGCCAGCACAGGCGTTCTGGCGTTTGTATATTCATTTATCTACTACTTCAGTACACACGATACACCCAAAGGCTCCACCTACTTTAAACCGAAAAAAAGTGGTGCACTGGAGATTTCAAGTAAAAAAGATTTCGTTTTATATCTGATAATGAATATCCCCATGTATGCAGCACTTGCTGTTCTTACCTGGAAATTAAGCCCATCTAATATCAATATGCTGGAAGCCGGTGTAACAAATACTATTTACATCATATTAGCCTCTCTATACCTGTTTCAGGCATTTCGTATGTATCAGGTAAACGCACATGTATTTAAAACCGAAGTACCAGAAATTGAGCGTTATGAGTTTAGTCAGGTAGCCGTGCTTAACCTTGCTTATATGGTTACCTTTGGTTCCGAACTCGCTATTATTTCAATGTTGCCTTTGTTCTTTATGGATACATTTAATCTATCACCAGCAGGTGCCGGTCTGGTTGCTTCCATATTTGCAGGTCTTAATCTAATTATGCGTCCTGCAGGCGGCTGGATTTCAGACAAGTTTGGCCGTAAACGCAGTCTGGTTGTCATTATGTTTGGCCTGATACTCGGTTATGCAATGATGAGCCAGATAGATGCAAGCTGGTCTTTACCAATGGCTATTGTCGTCACTATTTTCTGCTCACTATTCGTTAATGCAGGTAATGGTGCTGTATTTGCAGTTGTTCCATTAATCAAACGTCGCCTTACCGGGCAAATAGCCGGTATGACAGGTGCTTACGGTAATGTAGGTGGTGTAACCTTTCTGACTGTACTGTCATTTGTATCTTCCGAAATATTCTTTCTAGTTATTGGAGGAGCAGCTATCTTTGTTTTCCTTGCAACTGTATTAATACTGAAAGAGCCCTCTAACAAAATGACAGAAGTACTACCGGATGGAACAGTTCAGGTAATTGAGACTTAA
- a CDS encoding RnfH family protein gives MNQITQIKVEVAYALENNQQILELMVDEGTTLEQAVDQSGILMIYPEIDLKVNKIGVFGKLGKKTAALRAGDRVEIYRPLIADPKEVRRKREADGKKMKKGGGDK, from the coding sequence ATTAACCAGATAACTCAAATTAAAGTAGAAGTTGCTTATGCTCTGGAAAACAATCAACAAATTTTAGAATTGATGGTTGATGAGGGTACGACACTGGAACAGGCAGTTGATCAGTCCGGAATTCTAATGATATATCCCGAGATTGATCTTAAAGTTAATAAAATAGGTGTTTTTGGCAAGCTGGGTAAGAAAACTGCAGCATTGAGAGCCGGTGACCGAGTTGAAATATATCGTCCGTTAATTGCTGACCCTAAAGAGGTTCGGCGTAAACGAGAAGCAGATGGAAAGAAAATGAAGAAAGGCGGTGGTGATAAATAA
- a CDS encoding ubiquinone-binding protein, translating to MTLISRNALVPYSVEEMFALVDDIESYAEFLPWCRSTDVLSRDDNEVQASIEIARGALNKSFTTLNRLQKDKIIEMRLLKGPFKHLQGYWRFDALKDKSASKISLDLEFEFESKLIAFAVGPVFNQIGNSMVDAFCKRAVEVYGERI from the coding sequence GTGACGTTAATATCCCGTAATGCGCTAGTTCCGTATTCTGTAGAAGAAATGTTTGCACTGGTTGATGACATTGAATCTTATGCAGAGTTTTTGCCCTGGTGTCGTTCAACAGATGTTTTATCCAGAGATGATAATGAAGTTCAGGCGAGTATAGAAATTGCCCGTGGTGCACTTAATAAATCATTTACTACATTAAATCGCCTGCAAAAAGACAAGATAATTGAAATGCGACTTTTAAAAGGTCCATTCAAGCACTTGCAGGGATACTGGCGATTTGATGCACTTAAGGATAAAAGTGCTAGTAAAATTTCTTTGGACCTGGAATTTGAATTTGAGAGCAAACTTATCGCGTTTGCGGTAGGCCCGGTGTTTAATCAGATAGGTAATTCAATGGTTGATGCTTTTTGTAAACGAGCAGTAGAGGTGTACGGTGAGCGAATCTGA
- a CDS encoding GTP diphosphokinase encodes MQTTHSRQDITRQYTFDEYLHKLTAHCGSDQKLTRACKLVWNLPPSEQILPNGLEVALILADLSVDSTTLLVTLLGDFRLNQDEFIESVIKEYGEEIYHLVKKVRWLHEFHIENMGDNSPEQIERLRRMLLSMVDDVRVMLIKIAYRVQRLRMLAGQDTAQRQVIARETLDIFTPLANRLGLGQLKWEMEDLSFRFLEPFTYKRIARLLEDRRDERENYIKDAVNDITSMLDANDVKAEIYGRPKHIYSIWKKMTAKQKEFTELFDVRAVRITVEAVADCYAVLGLVHGRWHHIAQEFDDYIANPKENGYRSLHTAVFGPDGKPLEIQIRTREMHEFAEFGVAAHWRYKEGSESDDSLEKGIASLRKLLDPNETKDEELIDSFHTELFPDRVFILTPRGKVLDLPHGATPLDFAYIVHTEIGHRCRGAKVNGRIVQLTYELKNGEQVEVLTSNKAAPSRDWMNPTLGYLKTKRARAKVKSWFKHQDYELNIIDGKVCYERELNRLGLVKSSLQKILDHYKQDSAEDFYAAIGRGDITPGQLANALHDVFSDKEKSIPLLAKQTKTSKKPLNSDEVRIRGVDNLLTTISNCCKPVPGDQIIGFITRGKGVAVHRKDCVNIINLENDKRDRLIEADWGDDINKTYTVSIHVEAFDRQGLLSDVSKVLTDEKVDVVGVNTFSNKDEQTADMTITAEICDLDQLGRVMDKINQLQNVINVSREHS; translated from the coding sequence ATGCAAACTACCCATTCAAGACAGGATATTACTCGTCAGTATACATTTGATGAGTATCTTCATAAATTAACTGCCCACTGTGGCAGTGATCAGAAACTGACTCGTGCCTGTAAACTTGTCTGGAACCTGCCGCCCTCTGAACAAATACTGCCCAATGGTCTTGAAGTTGCTTTAATTCTGGCTGATTTAAGTGTCGATAGTACGACTTTACTCGTTACTCTGCTGGGTGATTTCCGTTTAAATCAGGACGAATTTATTGAGAGTGTAATTAAAGAGTATGGTGAAGAGATTTATCATCTGGTAAAAAAAGTTCGTTGGTTGCATGAGTTTCATATAGAAAACATGGGTGATAATTCACCTGAACAGATAGAGCGTTTAAGGCGAATGTTATTATCGATGGTTGATGATGTTCGGGTTATGTTAATAAAAATCGCTTATCGTGTTCAACGGTTAAGAATGTTGGCAGGTCAGGACACAGCTCAACGTCAGGTAATTGCCAGAGAAACACTGGATATTTTTACGCCACTTGCAAATCGTCTTGGGCTGGGGCAGCTTAAATGGGAAATGGAAGATCTTTCGTTTCGCTTTCTTGAGCCGTTCACATATAAACGTATTGCAAGATTGCTAGAAGATCGTAGAGATGAGCGTGAAAATTATATTAAGGATGCTGTAAACGATATAACCAGTATGCTGGATGCGAATGATGTTAAGGCTGAAATTTACGGTCGCCCCAAACACATTTATAGTATCTGGAAAAAAATGACCGCCAAACAGAAAGAGTTTACAGAACTATTTGATGTTCGAGCGGTAAGAATTACTGTAGAGGCGGTTGCAGATTGTTATGCGGTACTTGGTCTAGTTCATGGGCGCTGGCACCATATAGCTCAGGAGTTCGATGATTATATTGCTAACCCAAAAGAAAATGGTTACCGCTCGCTTCATACTGCCGTTTTTGGTCCTGATGGTAAACCGTTAGAAATACAGATTCGTACACGTGAAATGCACGAATTTGCAGAGTTCGGTGTTGCTGCGCACTGGCGGTATAAGGAAGGAAGTGAGAGTGATGATAGTCTTGAAAAAGGCATAGCATCATTAAGGAAATTACTCGACCCGAACGAAACAAAAGATGAAGAATTAATTGATAGTTTTCATACGGAATTATTTCCTGATCGTGTTTTTATTTTAACCCCCAGAGGAAAAGTTCTGGATTTGCCACATGGTGCAACGCCTTTAGATTTTGCCTATATAGTTCATACAGAAATTGGTCACCGTTGTCGTGGGGCGAAAGTCAACGGGCGTATTGTTCAGTTAACTTATGAATTAAAGAATGGTGAGCAGGTAGAAGTATTAACCAGTAATAAAGCCGCTCCAAGTCGTGACTGGATGAATCCGACTCTGGGGTATTTAAAAACTAAACGTGCCCGTGCAAAAGTTAAAAGCTGGTTTAAACATCAGGATTATGAACTCAATATAATTGACGGAAAAGTCTGTTATGAACGTGAATTAAATCGTCTGGGTTTAGTTAAATCATCATTGCAAAAAATACTAGACCATTACAAACAGGATTCTGCAGAAGATTTTTATGCTGCGATTGGTCGAGGAGATATCACTCCCGGGCAATTAGCTAATGCTTTGCATGATGTATTTTCTGATAAAGAAAAGAGTATACCGTTATTAGCCAAACAAACGAAAACATCGAAAAAACCATTAAATAGTGATGAAGTTCGTATTCGTGGAGTGGATAATCTATTAACAACAATATCAAATTGTTGTAAACCTGTGCCGGGTGATCAGATAATTGGTTTTATTACCCGTGGCAAAGGAGTCGCTGTTCATAGAAAAGATTGCGTTAATATTATTAATCTGGAAAATGATAAACGTGATCGCCTGATTGAGGCCGACTGGGGGGATGATATAAATAAAACCTATACCGTTTCCATACATGTCGAAGCGTTTGATCGCCAGGGTTTGTTAAGTGATGTAAGCAAGGTATTAACAGATGAAAAAGTAGATGTTGTCGGTGTTAATACGTTCTCGAATAAAGATGAGCAAACGGCTGATATGACAATTACTGCTGAGATTTGTGACTTAGACCAACTGGGAAGGGTAATGGATAAAATTAATCAGTTACAGAATGTTATTAATGTCAGTCGGGAGCATAGTTAA
- a CDS encoding protein kinase, translated as MTNQLKINVAQSSDAGIKDHNEDSYGIVTPEGQLLENKGISAIVADGMGSCAFPKEASEYVVKGFFSDYYSTPESWTVKTSGAKVLTALNSWLYGKSTDEHAKAYVSTFSALVIKSTTAHILHIGDSRIYRLRDGNIEQLTNDHRIWITKEKNYLSRAMGVDLHLDIDYKTVDLEVDDVFVMTTDGIHDYMQDQQIKDVVSQSANMNVLADKVISTALSQGSHDNVTCQIIHIEQLPNQQANEVINDLIRLPFPPDLSPGMIIDGYKVIKDFHSSSTSQLYLVEDTETEKTMLMKTPSVNYDDDPSYIDRFHMEEWAGKRVYNPNVMITYEQKRKRSCQYFLIEHVEGITLAEWITQNPNPDIKQVTKIIDQLIHGLRGLHRLEMLHRDLKPDNIMIKEDGSIKIIDLGAVKVAGIQEISSPVERLELLGTKNYTAPEYLMGVAGSNKSDLFSLGVIAYEILTGKLPYGDQSDKNIDWRSISKIRYTSSLKHNPMIPLWLDGAIEKAVRIDHRLRYDSFSEFYHDLTHPNESFMKHSLPLAEKDPLIFWRSISVILLISNLILLYLFIK; from the coding sequence ATGACCAACCAACTAAAAATAAATGTAGCCCAAAGCTCGGATGCAGGCATAAAAGACCATAATGAAGACTCTTATGGCATTGTCACTCCTGAGGGCCAACTGCTTGAAAACAAGGGCATTAGTGCAATTGTTGCAGATGGCATGGGTAGCTGCGCCTTTCCCAAAGAAGCGTCTGAATATGTTGTAAAAGGTTTTTTTAGTGATTACTACAGCACACCCGAGAGCTGGACGGTTAAAACATCAGGCGCAAAAGTGCTTACTGCTTTAAATAGCTGGCTCTATGGCAAAAGCACCGATGAACATGCAAAAGCCTATGTATCTACGTTTTCTGCTTTGGTCATCAAATCAACTACTGCACATATCTTACATATTGGCGATAGCCGTATTTACCGTCTTCGTGATGGCAATATCGAACAACTCACAAATGATCATCGAATCTGGATTACCAAAGAAAAAAATTACCTGAGCCGCGCAATGGGTGTAGACCTACACCTTGATATCGACTACAAAACGGTTGATCTTGAAGTTGATGATGTATTTGTAATGACAACAGATGGTATTCACGACTACATGCAGGACCAGCAAATTAAAGACGTTGTTAGCCAGTCTGCAAATATGAATGTATTAGCCGATAAAGTAATTAGCACAGCTCTTTCCCAGGGCAGCCATGACAATGTCACCTGTCAGATCATCCATATTGAACAGCTACCAAATCAGCAGGCCAACGAAGTTATAAATGACCTGATACGCCTGCCGTTTCCACCCGACCTGTCACCCGGTATGATCATAGATGGCTATAAAGTCATTAAAGACTTTCATTCCAGCTCAACTTCCCAACTTTATCTGGTAGAAGATACGGAAACAGAGAAAACAATGCTGATGAAAACACCATCAGTTAACTATGATGACGACCCATCTTATATTGATCGTTTTCACATGGAAGAATGGGCGGGTAAGCGGGTTTATAACCCGAATGTAATGATCACTTACGAACAGAAACGCAAACGAAGTTGTCAGTATTTTTTAATAGAGCATGTTGAAGGCATTACATTAGCCGAATGGATTACGCAAAACCCGAACCCGGATATTAAACAGGTTACAAAAATCATTGACCAGTTAATTCATGGGTTACGTGGACTGCATCGCCTTGAAATGTTACATCGCGATCTCAAACCAGATAATATAATGATCAAGGAAGATGGAAGCATAAAGATAATAGATCTGGGCGCTGTTAAAGTCGCTGGTATTCAGGAGATTTCTTCACCTGTTGAGCGCCTTGAACTACTCGGCACAAAAAACTACACCGCACCAGAATACCTGATGGGCGTAGCCGGGTCTAACAAATCAGACCTGTTTTCACTGGGTGTTATCGCATACGAAATACTCACGGGAAAACTTCCCTATGGAGATCAGTCAGATAAAAACATCGACTGGCGATCTATAAGCAAAATCAGATATACCTCCTCCCTGAAACACAATCCCATGATTCCATTATGGCTTGATGGCGCCATTGAGAAAGCAGTACGTATTGACCACAGATTACGCTATGACAGCTTCTCAGAATTTTATCACGACCTGACACACCCTAATGAGTCATTTATGAAACACAGCCTTCCTCTGGCTGAAAAAGACCCGTTAATATTCTGGCGTTCTATTTCTGTTATTCTATTAATTAGCAATTTGATTCTGCTTTACTTATTTATAAAATAA
- a CDS encoding outer membrane protein assembly factor BamE → MIISIISAALFFTSACDPHRIDIQQGNKVTPENFAKLKNGMSRNQVVFVLGSPLLKDPFHQDRWDYIFYLKPGNKDVKQSRLTLHFDGDTLIRIDDSAYTPGVHGDKVKVESLNPDDLPPEVN, encoded by the coding sequence ATTATTATTAGCATTATAAGTGCCGCTCTGTTTTTTACATCGGCTTGCGACCCCCACCGAATAGACATACAACAGGGAAATAAGGTCACGCCTGAGAACTTTGCCAAACTGAAAAATGGTATGAGTCGGAACCAGGTTGTCTTTGTACTAGGTTCCCCACTACTAAAAGACCCGTTCCATCAGGATCGCTGGGATTACATCTTTTATCTCAAACCAGGGAATAAAGACGTAAAACAATCACGTTTAACCTTACATTTTGATGGTGATACGTTGATTCGAATTGACGATAGTGCGTATACACCGGGAGTTCATGGAGATAAGGTAAAAGTAGAATCCCTGAATCCAGATGATTTACCACCCGAAGTAAATTAA
- a CDS encoding ferric iron uptake transcriptional regulator: METADLKKAGLKITLPRMKILELLESGNLRHQSAEDIYKSLLKQDEEIGLATVYRVLTQFEGAGLVTRHHFEGGQAVFELNHGEHHDHLVCTSCGKVVEFMDDVIEQHQNQIAKDNNFQISEHSLIIYGYCENCQ; the protein is encoded by the coding sequence TTGGAAACAGCTGATTTAAAAAAAGCAGGGCTTAAAATTACCCTGCCACGAATGAAAATACTTGAATTGCTGGAGTCGGGAAATCTGCGTCACCAAAGTGCTGAAGATATTTACAAATCATTACTCAAGCAGGATGAAGAAATTGGGCTGGCAACGGTCTATCGTGTTTTAACTCAATTTGAAGGTGCAGGTCTTGTTACGCGTCATCACTTTGAGGGTGGTCAAGCGGTATTTGAGTTAAATCATGGTGAGCATCATGACCATCTGGTTTGTACCAGTTGCGGTAAAGTTGTTGAGTTTATGGATGATGTAATTGAACAGCATCAGAACCAGATAGCCAAAGATAATAATTTTCAAATATCAGAACACAGCTTAATTATTTATGGATACTGTGAGAACTGTCAGTAA